From Nonomuraea helvata, a single genomic window includes:
- a CDS encoding CocE/NonD family hydrolase — protein sequence MNLRGRASTAAAVGALVTVATLAAGGLPATAAAEGPVTHEQNPRVPEGAAWTEAYFPSSDGSGVELHADVLRPAHLPAEAKTPVIVSVGPYFAHVGQTSPEGWDRVGPSARFRDFVDGAKLMARGYTFVMVDLRGFGGSTGCLDWVGPGEQADVKAAVEWAAGQPWSTGKVGMYGKSYDAVTGLVGNNLKLPGLKAVVAQEPVWDMYNYLFSNKIPRPNVTGTPQAYNSIATLPSMADDSDRYKANAAYEASHPQCLSDNLTNNNNPDPESAYWSARNLAAHAAGTTTPLFVTQGFIEPNTKPEDMDEYLANHRGRERGWLGQWPHVRGNDTDGDGRLQMGRAGWFDEVMRFYDQYLLGTRPSVIDPPYAIEDSLGHWRAQLTWPVATTSYDARLSSGRYVDDGGGVSAKAAPEGRWDMEHAPPMRPLSDAEKNVAKRGDAAANSFWTWSTPATRTLRLTATPTVRLNASTSGNVMARLWDVAPDGTATMFDENVALIEKGGPISFDLKSTDWTFQRGHRLGVQLGTIVETDGWGWLDVPSGNTVKVSGARLSLNVLNARFDVPTQGDRSPYLDEFLAANTTTLGDVGPGTFPLKAS from the coding sequence CCGGTCACGCACGAGCAGAACCCACGCGTCCCCGAGGGCGCCGCGTGGACGGAGGCGTACTTCCCCTCCTCGGACGGCAGCGGTGTCGAGCTCCACGCCGACGTGCTGCGGCCGGCGCACCTGCCGGCTGAGGCGAAGACGCCGGTGATCGTCTCGGTGGGCCCCTACTTCGCGCACGTGGGGCAGACGTCGCCCGAGGGGTGGGACCGGGTCGGGCCGTCGGCGCGCTTCCGGGACTTCGTCGACGGTGCCAAGCTGATGGCGCGCGGCTACACCTTCGTGATGGTCGACCTGCGCGGGTTCGGCGGCAGCACCGGGTGCCTGGACTGGGTCGGCCCGGGTGAGCAGGCCGACGTCAAGGCTGCCGTCGAGTGGGCGGCCGGCCAGCCGTGGTCGACCGGCAAGGTCGGCATGTACGGCAAGTCGTACGACGCCGTCACCGGGCTGGTGGGCAACAACCTCAAGCTGCCCGGCCTGAAGGCGGTCGTCGCCCAGGAGCCGGTCTGGGACATGTACAACTACCTGTTCAGCAACAAGATCCCGCGGCCCAACGTCACGGGGACGCCGCAGGCGTACAACTCGATCGCGACGCTGCCTTCGATGGCCGACGACAGCGACCGGTACAAGGCGAACGCGGCGTACGAGGCGAGCCATCCGCAGTGCCTGAGCGACAACCTCACCAACAACAACAACCCCGACCCGGAGTCGGCGTACTGGAGCGCCCGCAACCTGGCCGCCCACGCGGCCGGCACCACCACGCCGCTGTTCGTGACCCAGGGGTTCATCGAACCCAACACCAAGCCTGAGGACATGGACGAGTACCTGGCCAACCACCGGGGCCGCGAACGCGGTTGGCTCGGCCAGTGGCCGCACGTGCGGGGCAACGACACCGACGGGGACGGCCGGCTGCAGATGGGTCGTGCCGGCTGGTTCGACGAGGTGATGCGCTTCTACGACCAGTACCTCCTCGGCACCAGGCCGTCGGTGATCGACCCGCCGTACGCCATCGAGGACAGCCTCGGCCACTGGCGCGCCCAGCTGACCTGGCCGGTGGCCACGACATCGTACGACGCGCGGCTCTCCTCCGGCCGGTACGTCGACGACGGCGGCGGGGTCTCGGCGAAGGCCGCCCCGGAGGGCCGCTGGGACATGGAGCACGCGCCGCCGATGAGGCCGCTGTCCGACGCCGAGAAGAACGTGGCCAAGCGGGGCGACGCCGCCGCCAACAGCTTCTGGACCTGGTCCACGCCCGCGACCCGGACGCTCCGGCTCACCGCCACGCCGACGGTCAGGCTGAACGCGAGTACGAGCGGGAACGTGATGGCCCGCCTGTGGGACGTCGCTCCGGACGGCACGGCGACGATGTTCGACGAGAACGTCGCCCTGATCGAGAAGGGCGGACCGATCTCGTTCGACCTGAAGTCGACCGACTGGACCTTCCAGCGGGGGCACCGGCTGGGGGTGCAGCTCGGGACCATCGTCGAAACCGACGGCTGGGGCTGGCTGGACGTGCCCTCGGGCAACACGGTCAAGGTCTCCGGCGCGCGGCTGAGCCTGAACGTGCTGAACGCCAGGTTCGACGTGCCGACCCAGGGTGACCGCTCGCCGTACCTGGACGAGTTCCTCGCGGCGAACACCACCACGCTCGGCGACGTCGGTCCCGGCACCTTCCCGCTGAAGGCCTCGTAG
- a CDS encoding extracellular catalytic domain type 1 short-chain-length polyhydroxyalkanoate depolymerase, giving the protein MKQRLRAVVAAVALPLLAASVLLGIRPADAASLTRVTNFGTNPTNLNMYTYVPDRVAAQPAMLVLVHYCGGSASGIFNWNGHDYVTAADRYGYIIVLPEATRDGHCFDVSTAGALKRNGGGDSTGIMSMVAYARQRYNVDPARIVVSGFSSGAMMTNVLAAEYPDVFAAGAAFSGVPAGCFATTNGSLWNSQCSGGNLIKTAQQWGDQARSMYPGYTGRYPRMQLWHGTTDTTLSYPNFGEEIKQWTNLHGLSQTPAFTDHPQSSWTRTRYGDTGTRATVEGISVSGVGHDLPMSGMLAYAISFLGLDGNTPPPTDPPPGGGTGACRVSDTISAWNTGLTENITITNTGSTAVNAWSLVFTLPSGQTITSGWSATYTPASGQVTAKNVSYNGTLAPGDSTTIGFQANHTGNTAAPAAFTLNGAACTVA; this is encoded by the coding sequence GTGAAACAGAGGCTGAGAGCCGTTGTCGCGGCCGTTGCCCTACCGCTGCTCGCCGCGAGCGTCCTCCTGGGGATCCGGCCCGCCGACGCCGCGTCGCTGACCCGGGTGACCAACTTCGGCACCAATCCCACGAACCTGAACATGTACACCTACGTCCCGGACAGGGTCGCGGCCCAGCCCGCGATGCTGGTCCTGGTCCACTACTGCGGCGGTTCGGCCAGTGGAATCTTCAACTGGAACGGCCACGACTACGTCACCGCGGCCGACCGGTACGGGTACATCATCGTGCTGCCTGAAGCCACCAGGGACGGCCACTGCTTCGACGTGTCCACGGCGGGCGCGCTCAAGCGCAACGGCGGCGGCGACTCGACCGGCATCATGTCGATGGTGGCCTACGCCCGGCAGCGCTACAACGTCGACCCCGCGCGGATCGTGGTCAGCGGCTTCTCCTCCGGCGCGATGATGACCAATGTGCTCGCTGCCGAATACCCGGACGTGTTCGCGGCCGGCGCGGCGTTCTCCGGCGTACCCGCCGGGTGTTTCGCCACCACGAACGGCTCCCTGTGGAACAGCCAGTGCTCCGGCGGGAACCTCATCAAGACCGCGCAGCAGTGGGGCGACCAGGCCCGGTCGATGTATCCGGGATACACGGGCCGCTACCCGCGGATGCAGTTGTGGCACGGCACCACGGACACCACGCTCTCCTACCCGAACTTCGGGGAAGAGATCAAGCAGTGGACCAACCTGCACGGGTTGAGCCAGACCCCGGCGTTCACCGACCACCCGCAGTCGTCCTGGACCCGGACCAGGTACGGCGACACCGGGACCCGGGCGACCGTCGAGGGAATCAGCGTCAGCGGCGTCGGCCATGACCTGCCGATGAGCGGCATGCTGGCCTACGCCATCTCCTTCCTCGGCCTCGACGGGAACACCCCGCCGCCGACCGACCCTCCGCCCGGCGGCGGGACGGGCGCCTGCCGCGTCAGTGACACGATCAGCGCCTGGAACACCGGGCTGACCGAGAACATCACGATCACCAACACCGGTTCCACGGCCGTCAACGCCTGGTCCCTGGTCTTCACCCTCCCCAGCGGACAGACGATCACCTCCGGCTGGAGCGCCACGTACACGCCTGCCAGCGGCCAGGTCACCGCGAAGAACGTCAGCTACAACGGAACGCTGGCACCCGGCGACTCCACCACCATCGGGTTCCAGGCCAATCACACCGGCAACACCGCCGCGCCCGCTGCGTTCACCCTGAACGGAGCCGCTTGCACCGTCGCCTGA
- a CDS encoding GNAT family N-acetyltransferase, translating to MIIRECHEDDLSLLEHHIPSGRIRVHEVRFHRQQQGLSTFLTAWIDDIPVGHGEIRWRGCAAAEVHERYPDCPELNGLAVWPPDRQSQGIGTTIIQAAEAIAAQRGNHYIGLGVDDHNPRAAALYLRLGYEETGCLYLDRYHYIDDHGIRHEVADPCRFLIKPLRTRMISSS from the coding sequence ATGATCATCCGCGAGTGCCACGAGGACGACCTTTCCTTGCTGGAGCACCACATCCCCTCGGGCCGCATCCGCGTTCACGAAGTCCGCTTCCATCGCCAGCAACAGGGACTGAGCACGTTTCTGACCGCCTGGATCGATGACATCCCAGTGGGACACGGGGAGATTCGGTGGCGCGGATGCGCGGCTGCCGAAGTGCACGAACGATACCCCGACTGCCCCGAACTCAACGGCCTGGCCGTCTGGCCGCCCGACCGACAATCCCAAGGCATCGGCACCACCATCATCCAGGCCGCCGAGGCTATCGCCGCTCAACGCGGCAACCACTACATAGGCCTGGGCGTGGATGACCACAACCCCCGCGCGGCCGCGCTCTATCTCCGGCTCGGCTACGAGGAAACTGGCTGTCTATACCTCGACCGCTACCACTACATCGACGACCATGGCATCCGGCACGAAGTCGCCGACCCATGCCGGTTCCTGATTAAGCCGCTACGAACACGGATGATCAGCAGTTCTTGA
- a CDS encoding helix-turn-helix domain-containing protein has translation MASSRDRIVMGAADLIRRRGLAGSTVRDLAAHSGAPLGSTYHYFPRGKQQLAAEAVRHAGDLVSTALARELAAGPVAGLRAFLALWRQTVLDSGFRAGCPVLAVAVEEPPAEGVAEAIAAAAAVFAAWEMLLAEALREHGVADAGPLATLIVASVEGTVAMCRAKRDIQPLDDVAAQLEQLLTDRLGPLG, from the coding sequence ATGGCAAGTTCACGGGACCGGATCGTCATGGGGGCGGCCGACCTGATCCGGCGGCGGGGGCTGGCCGGCAGCACCGTCCGCGACCTGGCCGCGCACTCCGGGGCTCCGCTGGGCTCGACCTACCACTACTTCCCCCGCGGCAAGCAGCAGCTGGCTGCCGAGGCCGTACGGCATGCCGGTGACCTCGTGTCCACGGCGCTGGCGCGCGAGCTGGCGGCGGGTCCCGTGGCCGGGTTGCGCGCCTTCCTGGCCCTGTGGCGGCAGACGGTGCTCGACAGCGGCTTCCGCGCGGGCTGCCCGGTGCTGGCCGTGGCGGTCGAGGAGCCGCCCGCCGAGGGCGTGGCCGAGGCGATCGCCGCGGCTGCCGCCGTGTTCGCCGCCTGGGAGATGCTGCTGGCGGAGGCGCTGCGCGAACACGGTGTCGCGGACGCCGGCCCGTTGGCCACCCTGATCGTCGCCTCGGTGGAGGGCACGGTGGCCATGTGCCGGGCCAAGCGCGACATCCAGCCGCTGGACGACGTCGCGGCCCAGCTAGAGCAGCTTCTTACGGACCGCCTCGGCCCGCTCGGCTGA
- a CDS encoding M28 family metallopeptidase yields MRITSRQGVFRVLTVAAALALPLTLVPAAAYADPAPNPAQKKLIDSITAPAVKKHLQALQSIADANDGIRAAGTSGHTASRDYVVSKLKKAGYTVTVQPFEFAYFEELSTASMERVSPNPRAFTPTPPDGSSVGEFATMSYSGSGNVTATLQNIDLTLPPGPTPSSSSSGCEASDFAGFTPGNIALLQRGTCNFIVKAQNAQAAGAVAAIIFNEGQPGRTETLRGNLGEPVSIPVVGTSFAVGEELASATTVVHLKTDTVSEFRTTYNVIADSKWGDPNKVVMAGAHLDSVTAGPGINDNGSGSAATLAVAEALGKIPTKNRLRFAWWSAEELGLLGSDFYVASLPAAEAAKIKLYLNYDMVASPNYAFKIYDGDDSDATGAPAGPPGSDEIEKLFVKYFDTLRQGHNGTDFDGRSDYGPFIAVGIPAGGLFTGAEGVKTAEEAALFGGTAGQPYDSCYHQACDTIANINDKALALNTGAIATAAVVYAFSSDLPGPDTRAAAATRRAATAGTGADIQGRAKN; encoded by the coding sequence ATGCGCATCACTTCGCGCCAAGGTGTCTTCCGCGTCCTCACCGTGGCCGCGGCACTCGCCTTACCCCTCACGCTCGTCCCCGCCGCGGCATACGCGGACCCGGCGCCGAACCCGGCCCAGAAGAAGCTGATCGACTCCATCACCGCGCCCGCCGTCAAGAAGCACCTGCAGGCCCTGCAGTCGATCGCCGACGCCAACGACGGCATCCGGGCAGCGGGCACCAGCGGGCACACGGCCTCCCGCGACTATGTCGTCAGCAAGCTGAAGAAGGCGGGCTACACAGTCACCGTGCAGCCGTTCGAGTTCGCCTATTTCGAGGAACTGTCCACCGCTTCCATGGAGCGGGTCTCGCCCAACCCGCGGGCCTTCACCCCGACCCCGCCCGACGGCTCGTCCGTCGGGGAGTTCGCCACCATGAGCTACTCCGGCTCGGGCAACGTCACCGCGACCCTGCAGAACATCGACCTCACCCTGCCACCGGGCCCGACACCGAGCAGCTCGAGCTCCGGCTGCGAAGCCTCCGACTTCGCCGGCTTCACCCCGGGCAACATCGCCCTGCTGCAGCGCGGCACCTGCAACTTCATCGTCAAGGCCCAGAACGCCCAGGCCGCGGGAGCCGTCGCCGCGATCATCTTCAACGAGGGCCAGCCCGGCCGGACCGAGACCCTGCGCGGCAACCTCGGCGAGCCCGTCTCGATCCCCGTCGTGGGCACCAGCTTCGCCGTCGGTGAGGAACTGGCCTCGGCCACGACCGTCGTCCACCTCAAGACCGACACCGTCAGCGAGTTCCGTACCACCTACAACGTGATCGCCGACTCCAAGTGGGGCGACCCGAACAAGGTCGTCATGGCCGGCGCCCATCTCGACTCCGTGACCGCGGGACCGGGCATCAACGACAACGGCTCGGGCAGCGCCGCCACGCTCGCGGTAGCCGAGGCGCTGGGCAAGATCCCCACCAAGAACAGGCTCCGCTTCGCCTGGTGGAGCGCCGAGGAACTGGGGCTGCTCGGCTCGGACTTCTACGTGGCGTCCCTGCCGGCCGCCGAAGCCGCGAAGATCAAGCTGTACCTCAACTACGACATGGTCGCCTCGCCCAACTACGCCTTCAAGATCTACGACGGTGACGACTCCGACGCCACCGGCGCCCCCGCCGGTCCGCCTGGATCCGACGAGATCGAGAAGCTCTTCGTGAAGTACTTCGACACCCTGCGCCAGGGCCACAACGGCACCGACTTCGACGGCCGCTCCGACTACGGGCCGTTCATCGCGGTCGGCATCCCCGCGGGCGGGCTGTTCACCGGAGCCGAAGGCGTCAAGACCGCCGAGGAGGCCGCGCTGTTCGGCGGCACCGCCGGCCAGCCCTACGACTCCTGCTACCACCAGGCCTGCGACACCATCGCTAACATCAACGACAAGGCACTCGCGCTGAACACCGGCGCCATCGCCACGGCGGCCGTGGTCTACGCCTTCAGCTCCGACCTGCCCGGCCCCGACACGCGGGCAGCGGCCGCCACCCGGCGCGCCGCCACCGCCGGCACCGGAGCCGACATCCAGGGCAGAGCCAAGAACTGA
- a CDS encoding metalloregulator ArsR/SmtB family transcription factor, with amino-acid sequence MAIDSDGGRCVSADIAAGISPAAALFHSLADETRLRIVQRLARGEARVVDLTAELGLAQSTVSKHLACLRDCHLVDYRAQGRQSFYSLTRPELMDLLASAEQLLAATGHAVALCPGSGRTGLVGEAAS; translated from the coding sequence ATGGCGATTGATAGCGACGGCGGCCGTTGCGTGAGTGCCGACATCGCCGCCGGCATCTCTCCGGCGGCGGCACTGTTCCACTCTCTGGCCGACGAGACCCGGCTGCGCATCGTGCAGCGCCTGGCCAGGGGAGAGGCGCGGGTGGTGGACCTGACCGCCGAGCTCGGGCTGGCCCAGTCCACCGTGTCCAAGCATCTGGCCTGCCTGCGCGACTGCCACCTGGTCGACTACCGGGCCCAAGGGCGCCAGTCGTTCTACTCCCTGACCCGCCCCGAGCTGATGGACCTGCTCGCCTCCGCCGAGCAGCTGCTGGCCGCCACCGGCCACGCGGTCGCGCTCTGCCCCGGCTCCGGCCGGACGGGGCTCGTGGGAGAGGCGGCGTCATGA
- a CDS encoding cation transporter encodes MTALNLGPAPARRAALQRRIRLLVAATITYNVIEAVVAITAGTIASSSALIGFGLDSVVEVASAAAVAWQFSTADHERREKAALRVIALSFFALAAYVTFDAVRALLGVGEAEHSTPGLVLAAFSLVVMPFLSSAQRRAGRELGSASAVADSKQTLLCTYLSAVLLVGLALNSLFGWSWADPIAALVIAAVAVKEGREAWRGDACCAVPTASIPGTESGGCADGCCSPAKEEPR; translated from the coding sequence ATGACCGCGCTGAACCTGGGCCCGGCGCCGGCCCGCCGCGCCGCGTTGCAGCGCCGCATCCGGCTGCTGGTCGCCGCGACCATCACCTACAACGTGATCGAGGCCGTGGTCGCCATCACCGCCGGCACCATCGCCTCCTCCTCGGCGCTGATCGGCTTCGGCCTCGACTCGGTCGTCGAGGTCGCCTCCGCCGCCGCGGTGGCCTGGCAGTTCTCCACCGCCGACCACGAACGCCGCGAGAAGGCCGCGCTGCGCGTCATCGCCCTCTCCTTCTTCGCGCTGGCCGCGTACGTCACCTTCGACGCCGTACGCGCCCTGCTTGGCGTGGGGGAGGCCGAGCACTCCACCCCCGGTCTGGTCCTGGCCGCGTTCTCGCTGGTGGTCATGCCCTTCCTGTCGTCCGCCCAGCGCCGCGCCGGCCGCGAGCTCGGCTCGGCCTCGGCCGTCGCCGACTCCAAGCAGACGCTGCTGTGCACCTACCTCTCGGCGGTGCTGCTGGTCGGGCTGGCGCTCAACAGTCTGTTCGGCTGGTCCTGGGCCGACCCGATCGCCGCGCTCGTCATCGCCGCCGTAGCGGTCAAGGAAGGGCGTGAGGCCTGGCGCGGAGATGCCTGCTGCGCCGTCCCCACTGCCTCTATCCCCGGGACCGAGTCCGGTGGTTGCGCGGACGGCTGCTGCTCACCCGCGAAGGAGGAACCGCGGTGA
- a CDS encoding DUF3703 domain-containing protein, with amino-acid sequence MGRYLEGNTGRATVGLTRPMPVPDDLAAPGGRPPAWAARSGSWLPRSSSPAGRRPGSRSEGPAVAPALRAA; translated from the coding sequence CTGGGCCGCTACCTCGAGGGCAACACCGGCCGCGCCACCGTCGGCCTGACCCGGCCCATGCCCGTCCCCGACGATCTGGCTGCGCCAGGTGGGCGCCCGCCAGCGTGGGCAGCGCGATCAGGATCATGGCTGCCCAGGTCGTCCAGCCCGGCAGGGCGGCGTCCAGGGTCGAGATCTGAAGGGCCGGCGGTAGCACCGGCCCTTCGAGCGGCATGA
- a CDS encoding cation diffusion facilitator family transporter: MSDEHGHDQSHARSDGHGHGHGHGHGHGHGVSAQADRRYLSGALALIVGFMAIEVVVGLIAGSLALISDAGHMLTDAMAIVLALVAMRIAARPPRGGFTYGLKRAEIISAQANGITLLLLAVYFSYEGIRRLIEPPEVEGLYVVVTGLAGIAVNVAATWLLSKANRSSLNVEGAFQHILNDLYAFIATTLAGLVVWLTGWGRADAVAALVVAALMLKAGWALVRDAGRVFMEAAPAGVNPAEVGGRIAALDTVVEVHDLHIWEVTSGYAALSAHVLVAPGADCHAARLAVEELLHEGYGITHTTLQVDHAEPDGHAVNDSAPRTLLQHCADPHGPTHHGIRPDETEIGDCHAATDTPQA, translated from the coding sequence ATGTCTGATGAACACGGGCACGACCAGAGCCACGCACGCAGTGACGGCCATGGGCATGGCCACGGACACGGGCATGGACACGGGCACGGCGTCAGCGCGCAGGCGGACCGGCGCTACCTCAGCGGCGCGCTCGCCCTGATCGTCGGTTTCATGGCCATCGAGGTAGTGGTCGGCCTGATCGCCGGGTCGCTGGCGCTGATCTCCGACGCCGGCCACATGCTCACCGACGCGATGGCGATCGTGCTGGCGCTGGTCGCGATGCGCATCGCGGCCCGCCCGCCGCGCGGCGGCTTCACGTACGGGCTCAAACGCGCGGAGATCATCTCCGCCCAGGCCAACGGCATCACCCTGCTGCTGCTCGCGGTCTACTTCAGCTATGAGGGCATCCGCCGCCTGATCGAGCCACCCGAGGTCGAGGGCCTGTACGTGGTGGTCACCGGGCTGGCCGGCATCGCCGTCAACGTGGCCGCCACCTGGCTGCTGTCCAAGGCCAACCGCTCAAGCCTCAACGTCGAGGGCGCCTTCCAGCACATCCTCAACGACCTGTACGCCTTCATCGCCACCACGCTGGCCGGCCTGGTGGTCTGGCTGACCGGCTGGGGCCGCGCCGACGCCGTCGCCGCGCTCGTCGTCGCGGCGCTGATGCTCAAAGCCGGTTGGGCGCTGGTCCGCGACGCCGGACGGGTGTTCATGGAGGCCGCCCCGGCGGGGGTGAACCCCGCCGAGGTCGGTGGCCGGATCGCCGCCCTGGACACCGTGGTCGAGGTGCACGATCTGCACATCTGGGAGGTCACCTCCGGATACGCCGCTCTGTCAGCACACGTGCTGGTCGCGCCCGGCGCCGACTGCCACGCCGCGCGCCTGGCCGTCGAGGAGCTGCTGCACGAGGGCTACGGCATCACGCACACCACCTTGCAGGTCGACCACGCCGAGCCCGACGGCCACGCCGTGAACGACAGCGCTCCGCGTACCCTCCTGCAGCACTGCGCTGACCCCCACGGCCCCACGCACCACGGCATCCGGCCCGACGAGACGGAGATCGGCGACTGCCACGCGGCCACTGACACGCCTCAGGCGTGA
- a CDS encoding MFS transporter, which translates to MSGVLREFRSFDRPIQLLQVNQAGINLGFYMLMPYLAQHLSSGAGLAAWTIGLVLGLRNLSQQGMFLIGGTLADRLGYKPLIMLGCALRTAGFALFGLTTSLPLLIVAAVVTGFAGALFNPAARAYLAVAAGERKVAAFAVFNVFYQGGILLGPLVGIVLLKTGFTAVCLSAAAIFAVLTVLQGCCLPARRGPAGKEQPVLRDWRMAFRDRAFVSFAAAMIASYALSYQMYLALPLEVQRLGGGESGVTALYAISALLGIAGQVRLTGWCSARWTRGQAISRGLVLMGIAFLPPAAAAHLSLPPGWAMAPVVLCTLLLTLGTLVAFPFEMATIADMAGDRLIGTYYGLYNLLSGVGILAGNLLSGALLDSSRATGLAGLPWLLLAVTGAASAAAVRRLDRRHRLSPTGRVALAGLDSE; encoded by the coding sequence ATGAGCGGCGTGCTGCGGGAGTTCCGCTCCTTCGACCGGCCGATCCAGCTCCTGCAGGTCAACCAGGCGGGCATCAACCTCGGCTTCTACATGCTCATGCCCTATCTCGCCCAGCACCTGTCGAGCGGCGCGGGCCTGGCGGCCTGGACGATCGGGCTGGTCCTCGGCCTGCGGAACCTGAGCCAGCAGGGCATGTTCCTGATCGGCGGCACCCTGGCCGACCGGCTCGGCTACAAACCGCTGATCATGCTCGGCTGTGCGCTGCGGACCGCCGGGTTCGCGCTGTTCGGGCTGACCACGTCACTGCCGCTGCTGATCGTGGCCGCCGTCGTGACGGGTTTCGCGGGTGCGCTGTTCAATCCGGCGGCCCGCGCTTACCTGGCGGTCGCGGCCGGGGAGCGGAAGGTCGCGGCCTTCGCCGTGTTCAACGTCTTCTACCAGGGCGGTATCCTGCTGGGCCCGCTGGTCGGCATCGTCCTGCTGAAGACCGGCTTCACCGCCGTGTGCCTCTCCGCCGCGGCGATCTTCGCGGTGCTGACCGTCCTGCAGGGCTGCTGCCTGCCGGCCCGGCGCGGCCCGGCGGGGAAGGAGCAGCCGGTGCTGCGCGACTGGCGGATGGCGTTCAGGGACCGGGCGTTCGTCTCCTTCGCCGCGGCGATGATCGCTTCGTACGCGCTGTCGTACCAGATGTATCTGGCCCTGCCACTCGAAGTGCAGCGCCTCGGCGGAGGCGAGAGCGGCGTGACGGCCCTCTACGCCATCTCGGCGCTGCTCGGCATCGCCGGTCAGGTGCGCCTGACCGGCTGGTGCTCGGCCCGGTGGACCCGCGGGCAGGCGATCAGCCGCGGCCTGGTGCTCATGGGGATCGCCTTCCTGCCACCCGCCGCGGCCGCCCACCTGTCCCTCCCGCCGGGGTGGGCGATGGCCCCCGTCGTGCTCTGCACCCTCCTGCTCACCCTCGGCACGCTGGTCGCCTTCCCGTTCGAGATGGCCACCATCGCCGACATGGCGGGAGACCGGCTGATCGGCACCTACTACGGGCTGTACAACCTGCTGTCCGGCGTCGGCATCCTGGCCGGGAACCTGCTGTCCGGGGCCCTGCTCGACTCGTCCCGCGCCACCGGCCTGGCCGGTCTGCCGTGGCTGCTGCTGGCCGTCACGGGAGCAGCCTCGGCGGCGGCCGTCAGGCGATTGGACCGGCGTCACCGGCTCTCCCCCACCGGCCGGGTGGCGCTCGCCGGACTTGACTCTGAATAG
- a CDS encoding PLP-dependent cysteine synthase family protein — protein MPSQTAFARPQEALVTDSASLSLTVGDTPLVFISEPFVSGGGFWAKLEGFNPGGIKDRPALHMVCRARARGDLRPGATIVESTSGTLGLGLALAGIVFGHPVVLVDDPGMEPLMCRLLASYGVRLEIVTEPHPVGGWQQARRERVQRLLAETPGAYCPDQYNNPDNVDAYAGLAHELLARLPHIDTLVCSVGTGGHSAGIHNVLRHHFPDLKLVGVDTVGSTICGQPARARLMRGLGSSIHSRNVAYDAFSEVHWVSPAEAVWACRAHGLLGTVPAEEPDLLDVPTEREVRRWTRCATVTDPLAGAR, from the coding sequence ATGCCATCACAAACTGCTTTCGCGCGCCCGCAAGAGGCGCTCGTCACCGATTCAGCGTCGCTTTCGCTGACCGTCGGCGATACGCCGCTGGTGTTCATTTCGGAGCCCTTCGTATCGGGAGGGGGATTCTGGGCCAAGCTGGAAGGCTTCAACCCGGGCGGCATCAAGGACCGTCCCGCCCTGCACATGGTGTGCCGGGCGCGGGCCCGGGGAGATCTCCGGCCGGGCGCGACGATCGTCGAGTCGACCAGCGGGACTCTGGGACTGGGCCTGGCCCTGGCCGGGATCGTCTTCGGCCATCCGGTCGTGCTGGTGGACGACCCCGGGATGGAGCCGCTGATGTGCCGGCTGCTCGCCTCCTACGGCGTACGGCTGGAGATCGTCACCGAACCGCACCCGGTCGGCGGCTGGCAGCAGGCCCGCCGCGAGCGGGTCCAGCGCCTGCTCGCCGAGACTCCCGGCGCCTACTGTCCCGACCAGTACAACAACCCGGACAACGTCGACGCCTACGCCGGGCTCGCCCACGAACTGCTGGCCCGCCTTCCGCACATCGACACGCTGGTGTGCTCGGTCGGCACCGGCGGGCACAGCGCCGGCATCCACAACGTGCTGCGCCACCACTTCCCCGACCTGAAGCTGGTCGGGGTCGACACCGTCGGCTCGACCATCTGCGGCCAGCCCGCCAGGGCCCGGCTGATGCGCGGCCTCGGCTCCAGCATCCATTCCCGCAACGTCGCCTATGACGCCTTCAGCGAGGTGCACTGGGTCAGCCCGGCCGAAGCGGTCTGGGCCTGCCGCGCCCACGGCCTGCTGGGCACGGTGCCGGCCGAGGAGCCGGACCTGCTGGACGTACCGACCGAGCGGGAGGTGCGCCGCTGGACGCGCTGCGCCACCGTGACGGACCCACTGGCAGGCGCGAGATGA